A region from the Thermoplasmatales archaeon genome encodes:
- the rpoK_1 gene encoding DNA-directed RNA polymerase subunit K — protein MKLTKFEKARIIGARALQISMGAPVIIDVPSVMVDPVDIAILEYDNNVIPITIRKIAK, from the coding sequence ATGAAACTCACTAAATTTGAAAAAGCACGTATTATTGGAGCAAGGGCACTTCAGATATCCATGGGGGCACCAGTTATAATCGATGTGCCAAGCGTCATGGTTGATCCGGTGGATATTGCGATACTGGAATACGACAATAATGTCATTCCGATAACCATAAGGAAAATCGCAAAGTAA
- the metG_1 gene encoding Methionine--tRNA ligase yields the protein MKILVNCALPYASGPLHLGHIAGAYLGPDIFVRFQRMMGNEVMFVSGSDEYGTPITIRADKEGKTPGEIADFYHKDHLDTFRSLDIDFDIFSRTTEKIHSETVSEFFLDLLKGGYLVERSMIAPYCPGCGRFMPDRYIVGTCPNCGYKDARGDQCDECGKTLDAKDLINPRCSICGDIPEFRETNHFFLRLDLMQEKLLEWIDGKKDWRPNVVNFTRNFISSGLRERPITRDIEWGIRIPLDGYDHKRIYVWFEALIGYLSATKLFFRNSGHEEGWKPFWQDPGIPAYYFMGKDNIEFHTIIWPAMLMARGGLNLPTRVVANEYLRFRGEKFSKSRGIGFTVDEILKLVPKDYLRYYMASNLPEGGDTNFSMEELVDRVNTEYIDKFGNFINRIVSFSTAHFNEIQRSDAFDSDDTSMMDFAREKFRSWKSAISDVQIKKGLQEWLELVKYANSYFNRSQPWALIKTDQEACRRKLYVSLGVADVLSGMIFPYTPSSSVLIRKMLGKSDAFSINDDNNLFSVPSYSPVKGEPPFRKLDITAANPNSMDLVVGKILDVSYHPNADKLYLIRVSFGDSETRIVSGLRDHYTMDQLLGRKIIVVRNLKKARIRGEDSNGMLLAADNGAVVKLLTVPDSIKEGATVSIDGYPYNGKGTITIDEVHAYTMAAECSSGSCKVQASLDGKSGYLEVSGQSVYVSEMVENGCRIK from the coding sequence ATGAAAATACTTGTAAACTGTGCACTTCCTTATGCTAGCGGTCCACTGCATCTCGGTCATATAGCGGGGGCATATCTTGGCCCAGACATATTCGTGAGATTCCAGAGGATGATGGGAAACGAAGTAATGTTCGTATCCGGCAGTGATGAATACGGAACACCCATAACCATCAGAGCTGACAAAGAAGGAAAGACGCCCGGTGAAATAGCGGACTTCTATCACAAAGATCATCTGGACACGTTTCGCAGCCTCGACATAGACTTTGACATTTTCTCTCGCACGACCGAGAAGATACACTCGGAGACTGTATCGGAGTTCTTCCTGGATCTTCTCAAGGGAGGATACCTGGTCGAGAGGAGCATGATAGCGCCATACTGCCCTGGCTGTGGCAGGTTCATGCCGGACAGGTACATTGTAGGAACGTGCCCGAACTGCGGATACAAGGATGCCAGGGGAGACCAGTGCGACGAGTGTGGAAAAACGCTTGACGCGAAGGACCTGATAAACCCCAGATGCTCGATATGCGGTGACATACCGGAATTCAGGGAGACAAACCACTTCTTCCTGAGGCTGGACCTGATGCAGGAGAAACTTCTTGAGTGGATCGACGGCAAAAAAGACTGGCGGCCTAACGTGGTTAATTTCACCAGGAACTTCATATCATCCGGGCTGAGGGAGAGGCCCATAACAAGGGACATAGAATGGGGTATCAGGATCCCGCTGGATGGATATGATCACAAGAGGATTTACGTGTGGTTTGAGGCTCTCATAGGCTATCTTTCTGCAACAAAGCTGTTTTTCAGGAACTCCGGGCACGAAGAGGGATGGAAACCATTCTGGCAGGATCCGGGAATACCGGCATACTATTTCATGGGCAAGGACAACATAGAATTTCATACGATAATATGGCCCGCCATGCTGATGGCCAGGGGAGGCCTTAACCTGCCGACCCGCGTGGTTGCCAATGAGTACCTCAGGTTCAGGGGAGAGAAATTCTCCAAGAGCAGGGGGATCGGATTCACCGTTGACGAGATCCTGAAGCTTGTCCCGAAGGATTACCTCAGGTATTACATGGCCAGCAATCTTCCGGAGGGAGGTGACACCAACTTTTCCATGGAAGAGCTGGTGGACAGGGTGAATACAGAGTACATCGATAAGTTCGGCAACTTCATAAACCGTATCGTGTCATTCTCTACCGCACATTTCAATGAGATACAGAGAAGCGATGCATTTGATTCTGACGACACGTCCATGATGGATTTCGCCAGGGAAAAATTCAGGTCATGGAAGTCAGCAATTTCCGATGTTCAGATAAAGAAGGGATTGCAGGAATGGCTCGAACTGGTTAAGTACGCGAACTCGTACTTCAACAGATCGCAGCCATGGGCACTTATAAAAACAGACCAGGAGGCATGCAGGAGAAAACTCTATGTCAGCCTTGGCGTAGCAGACGTACTTTCCGGAATGATTTTCCCCTATACACCTTCCTCTTCTGTACTGATCAGGAAAATGCTGGGAAAAAGCGATGCGTTCAGCATAAATGACGATAATAACCTGTTTTCTGTTCCGTCTTATTCGCCCGTGAAAGGAGAACCACCGTTCAGGAAGCTGGACATAACCGCTGCAAATCCGAACAGCATGGATCTGGTTGTGGGAAAGATCCTGGATGTATCATACCACCCGAATGCGGACAAGCTCTATCTCATCAGGGTCTCGTTTGGCGATTCCGAGACGAGGATAGTCTCCGGCCTAAGGGACCATTATACCATGGACCAGCTTCTGGGCAGGAAGATTATTGTGGTCAGGAACCTGAAGAAGGCGAGGATCAGGGGTGAAGACTCAAACGGAATGCTGCTGGCTGCTGATAATGGGGCAGTCGTAAAGCTCCTAACAGTTCCAGACAGTATCAAGGAGGGCGCAACCGTCAGTATAGACGGTTATCCGTATAATGGAAAGGGAACGATCACGATAGATGAAGTGCATGCATATACTATGGCAGCTGAATGTTCATCAGGAAGCTGCAAGGTTCAGGCATCCCTGGATGGAAAAAGCGGTTATCTTGAGGTTTCCGGACAGTCCGTTTACGTATCCGAAATGGTTGAGAATGGGTGCCGGATCAAGTGA
- the lysS gene encoding Lysine--tRNA ligase, whose protein sequence is MHWADVVASKLSGKQLVSTGISPSGPIHVGNMREILTGDAIFKASVSAGLEARFIYLCDDIDPLRKVYPFLDQSYSSEIGKPLYRIRAPDGGSSYSEYFLKPFIETLGKVNVHVEVIRTHDLYANGTFEKAIDIIIKRKEDVARILKEVSGRDLEAGWFPYNPICKNCGSMKGPVVDGYKYPLVEYHCTCGYSGTSDIRKDEGKLPWRIEWPAKWYVLGVTVEPMGKDHGAAGGSYDTGKRIVEEIFGYAAPIAPIYERILLKGSGVMHSSTGIAIAASEMMKFSPPEILRFLIMRNNPNRHIVFDPGLGILNLIDEFEKYEKAYFGEDKVSDDDFRRVYELSVITGEIRKPEKISYRHLLTLIQIYHGDAELLEALKRNGYEGERISSRMQERIVTLNNWLDRYAPEDIKFRLQPVDAEVSLNEVQKKVISEFSAKIDSVQWEPEPLHNLVYEIITSQGIKPQEGFGAFYMALINKERGPRLGYFLSNLDVDFVRKRITAVLSF, encoded by the coding sequence ATGCACTGGGCAGACGTTGTCGCTTCCAAGCTGAGCGGAAAGCAACTTGTATCTACGGGGATATCCCCGTCCGGACCAATACATGTTGGGAACATGCGGGAGATACTCACAGGAGACGCTATCTTCAAGGCATCGGTTTCTGCCGGGCTTGAGGCAAGGTTCATCTACCTGTGTGACGACATCGACCCCCTGAGGAAAGTCTACCCGTTTCTTGACCAGTCCTATTCCAGCGAGATAGGCAAACCTCTCTACAGGATCAGGGCTCCGGATGGAGGCAGCTCTTACTCAGAATATTTTCTCAAGCCCTTCATCGAAACCCTCGGCAAGGTCAATGTCCACGTCGAGGTCATAAGGACGCACGACCTTTACGCCAATGGCACGTTTGAAAAGGCGATAGACATCATCATAAAGAGGAAGGAAGATGTTGCAAGGATACTGAAGGAGGTATCCGGACGCGACCTGGAAGCAGGCTGGTTCCCATACAATCCCATATGCAAAAACTGCGGGAGCATGAAAGGACCGGTTGTTGACGGTTATAAATATCCACTGGTGGAGTACCACTGCACTTGCGGATACAGCGGCACCTCTGATATCAGGAAGGATGAGGGAAAGCTGCCCTGGAGGATCGAGTGGCCTGCAAAGTGGTATGTGCTTGGCGTAACTGTGGAGCCCATGGGAAAGGACCACGGTGCGGCAGGCGGTTCATATGATACCGGAAAGCGCATAGTCGAGGAAATATTCGGCTATGCTGCACCGATAGCCCCAATATACGAGAGGATCCTGCTGAAAGGTTCCGGAGTGATGCATTCATCTACAGGGATAGCCATAGCTGCATCCGAAATGATGAAGTTCTCGCCTCCGGAAATACTGCGATTCCTGATAATGCGCAACAACCCAAACCGGCACATCGTATTCGATCCCGGGCTTGGCATACTGAACCTTATAGACGAGTTTGAGAAGTATGAAAAGGCATATTTCGGGGAGGATAAGGTGTCTGATGATGATTTCAGGCGCGTCTACGAACTTTCCGTTATTACGGGCGAGATCAGGAAGCCTGAGAAGATCAGTTACAGGCATCTCCTGACTCTTATACAGATATACCATGGAGATGCCGAACTCCTTGAAGCCCTGAAAAGAAACGGTTATGAGGGTGAGAGGATAAGCAGCAGGATGCAGGAGCGCATAGTGACGCTCAACAACTGGCTGGACAGGTATGCACCGGAGGACATAAAATTCAGGCTGCAACCTGTAGATGCAGAAGTATCCCTGAACGAGGTCCAGAAGAAGGTAATCAGTGAGTTTTCCGCGAAGATCGACTCGGTTCAATGGGAACCTGAGCCCCTGCACAACCTTGTATATGAAATAATAACTTCACAGGGGATAAAGCCGCAGGAAGGATTTGGCGCATTTTACATGGCCCTGATCAACAAGGAAAGAGGGCCAAGGCTGGGATACTTCCTCTCTAACCTGGATGTCGACTTTGTACGGAAGAGGATAACGGCCGTTCTTTCATTTTAG
- a CDS encoding orotate phosphoribosyltransferase-like protein, translated as MKSLEELYKRALELKSKGMSDKEISTELHLSVNTVTWLLGKEFLQESKVQDVKIGWRSIGVFGKRMESIAEVIADIIEEESVKNDFDYDSVLGISINGIPYATLVSTLLDKELIVYRPHPAREEGFFSSNFARVKGKKIIVIDDVTSTGETLKRTIMDVQSQGGKVLLCVVLTSKLSADEIMGVKVRSLFRAMLVGNP; from the coding sequence ATGAAAAGTCTGGAAGAACTTTACAAAAGAGCCCTTGAACTCAAGTCCAAGGGCATGTCTGACAAGGAAATATCAACAGAATTGCATTTATCCGTGAATACAGTGACCTGGCTTCTGGGAAAGGAATTCCTGCAGGAAAGCAAGGTTCAGGACGTTAAAATCGGCTGGAGAAGCATTGGCGTTTTCGGGAAGAGGATGGAATCCATTGCCGAGGTTATAGCTGACATAATAGAGGAGGAGTCGGTAAAGAATGATTTTGACTACGATTCCGTTCTGGGAATATCAATAAACGGCATACCCTATGCCACCCTGGTCTCTACTCTCCTTGACAAGGAACTGATCGTGTACAGGCCTCACCCGGCAAGGGAAGAGGGATTCTTCAGCAGCAACTTCGCTCGTGTCAAGGGAAAGAAGATAATCGTCATTGATGACGTAACAAGCACAGGTGAGACCCTGAAGAGGACCATAATGGACGTGCAATCCCAGGGCGGCAAGGTTTTGCTGTGCGTAGTGCTGACATCGAAGCTCAGCGCGGACGAGATAATGGGCGTCAAGGTCAGGTCGCTGTTCAGGGCAATGCTGGTTGGAAACCCATAG
- a CDS encoding HIT domain protein, which produces MFDPDCVFCTEVVEKRNAEIVYEDENTMAFLDHAPVEDGHLLVIPKKHFVNILDIDMEDFLRVQQLVRKLCQPVMNALGCDAINIGQNNGPCANQVVMHYHVHIIPRWCDSSLAADTARKGNRRMNDFISRDGRLNWERKRVSRSDLEAVASRIREELARSNLR; this is translated from the coding sequence ATGTTTGATCCTGATTGTGTCTTCTGTACCGAGGTCGTGGAAAAGAGGAACGCAGAAATCGTCTACGAGGATGAGAACACAATGGCATTCCTTGATCATGCCCCAGTTGAAGACGGTCATCTGCTGGTTATTCCTAAGAAGCACTTCGTGAACATTCTCGATATAGACATGGAGGATTTCCTCAGGGTACAGCAGCTTGTCAGGAAACTGTGCCAACCGGTAATGAATGCCCTGGGTTGCGATGCCATCAACATAGGCCAGAATAACGGCCCATGTGCAAACCAGGTGGTGATGCACTATCACGTGCACATAATCCCGAGGTGGTGCGATTCAAGTTTAGCAGCGGATACTGCCAGGAAAGGAAACAGGCGGATGAACGACTTCATCTCGAGAGACGGAAGGCTGAACTGGGAAAGAAAGAGGGTATCAAGGTCCGACCTGGAAGCCGTAGCTTCCAGGATACGAGAGGAACTTGCCCGCAGCAATCTCCGCTAA
- a CDS encoding glycolate oxidase subunit GlcD yields the protein MNLVDRLKQAEGISVLTEKEDMVPYKRDASYFTGETPDAVVTPENPAGVSEVMKICNELKVHVTVRGGGTSLTGASVPAEGGVVISMARMNRVLEVKPSDSYVIAEPGVRLDDLNRVLGKAGFFYPPDPASSMAATVGGTISTNAGGLRAATYGTTKEWILGLQVVMPTGEIIETGGLTLKRSKGYDLTALMAGSEGTLGIITRAVLKIWPLPEATGRIMAYFTEIAPAGSAIAELKSKGIVPYIAEFMDRLSLDSIRTARGIQFPEEAQYLLLVDVASTSESLHRVLELAAGIIRTFNPLSLVTTTDRDEMDRMYEARKGLYSSSLIQRDTPGEYVVIADVVVPASGLPETLEGIRASAAEFRLKVVLFGHIGDGNIHANIFADLSVEDIRKNVDGFQMSIARIAVAHGGSVSAEHGIGLEKKELLKMELEERKSSYDLDLMRKIKSVFDPNNILNRGKIFD from the coding sequence ATGAATCTTGTAGATCGCCTGAAACAGGCCGAAGGAATTTCGGTCCTGACAGAAAAAGAGGATATGGTTCCATACAAACGCGATGCATCTTATTTCACCGGAGAAACCCCTGACGCAGTGGTGACACCGGAAAACCCGGCCGGGGTATCGGAAGTGATGAAAATATGCAACGAACTGAAAGTTCATGTTACGGTCAGGGGTGGGGGGACTTCACTCACCGGTGCCTCTGTACCTGCAGAGGGTGGAGTGGTAATCAGCATGGCAAGGATGAACAGGGTGCTTGAGGTTAAGCCATCCGACAGTTATGTCATAGCAGAACCTGGCGTAAGGCTGGACGACCTGAACAGGGTGCTGGGCAAGGCAGGTTTCTTCTATCCACCAGATCCTGCCAGTTCCATGGCAGCCACGGTTGGGGGCACAATTTCCACAAATGCCGGAGGACTCAGAGCGGCTACGTACGGTACGACAAAGGAGTGGATCCTAGGACTTCAGGTTGTTATGCCGACGGGCGAGATAATTGAGACCGGAGGACTGACATTAAAGAGGAGCAAGGGATACGACCTTACTGCACTGATGGCAGGGAGTGAGGGGACGCTCGGAATAATAACAAGGGCTGTTCTGAAGATATGGCCGCTACCTGAGGCGACAGGAAGGATAATGGCATATTTCACCGAGATAGCACCAGCCGGCAGCGCCATTGCCGAGCTAAAGTCAAAGGGTATTGTGCCGTACATTGCTGAATTCATGGACAGGCTTTCACTCGATTCCATCCGAACCGCAAGAGGCATCCAGTTTCCGGAGGAGGCCCAGTACCTGCTCCTGGTGGATGTTGCATCCACAAGTGAGTCACTGCACAGGGTGCTGGAGCTTGCTGCCGGCATTATACGCACCTTCAACCCTTTATCACTGGTAACTACGACTGACAGAGACGAGATGGACAGGATGTATGAGGCAAGAAAGGGGCTGTATTCATCGTCGCTTATCCAGAGGGATACCCCGGGGGAATACGTTGTGATAGCGGATGTCGTTGTGCCTGCATCCGGCCTGCCCGAAACGCTTGAAGGCATCAGGGCCTCGGCTGCGGAATTCAGGCTGAAAGTTGTCCTCTTCGGACATATCGGTGACGGGAATATCCATGCCAATATTTTTGCGGACCTTTCTGTGGAGGACATAAGGAAAAACGTTGACGGGTTCCAGATGTCCATAGCCAGGATAGCCGTTGCCCATGGCGGTTCTGTGTCCGCTGAACACGGAATAGGACTGGAAAAGAAGGAACTGCTCAAGATGGAGCTGGAAGAAAGGAAGTCCTCTTATGACCTTGACCTGATGAGGAAGATTAAATCTGTCTTTGACCCGAACAACATACTTAACAGGGGTAAGATATTTGACTGA
- the hdrD_1 gene encoding CoB--CoM heterodisulfide reductase iron-sulfur subunit D: protein MTDIRELVSEMADEVEKCVNCGFCESVCPTLPASGFRSIMGARGRVDLGKAFVNEFAANGRNTLKIADSFYSCLDCFACLQVCPAGVNAGKVSEIGREIVTAHARTDANPEKPVAGMIVAATMKFLNPLGVRKKCTSWSKGLEFDRDSSTILYTGNMYQLMAYSIPLGKMERRLGEKATNFMSGIIAHHPAAIRLTSALVDRKMRRQMDIFLRNIYTLLRASGAGFNYLGEEEPYPGTFIHDLGYRSNFMEYGRMVIDIFRKHGVKTIITVDPHTYDILNVQYRKYFSDFDFEVAHYMDYLGKVKFSKTSETITVHEPCHFVLRPGSYSGPTDLASSVARVTYPERSGRRTMCCGGPDELLFGKLSGNISGERFAQLKATGAERIITACPICFTNLNKDSTVADISQLLVERLQAETAPVP, encoded by the coding sequence TTGACTGATATCCGCGAACTTGTCTCCGAAATGGCTGATGAGGTGGAGAAATGCGTCAATTGCGGCTTCTGCGAGAGTGTGTGCCCCACCCTGCCTGCATCAGGTTTCCGCTCCATAATGGGAGCAAGAGGCAGGGTTGACCTGGGAAAAGCGTTTGTAAACGAGTTTGCCGCAAACGGCAGAAACACCTTGAAGATCGCAGACTCTTTCTATTCATGCCTTGACTGCTTCGCATGCCTCCAGGTCTGCCCGGCAGGGGTAAATGCAGGGAAGGTAAGCGAGATCGGCCGGGAGATAGTTACAGCACATGCTCGGACGGATGCAAACCCGGAGAAGCCAGTGGCAGGGATGATAGTTGCAGCAACGATGAAATTCCTGAACCCCCTGGGCGTAAGAAAGAAGTGCACATCATGGTCAAAAGGGCTTGAGTTTGACCGGGACTCGTCCACCATCCTTTACACAGGGAATATGTACCAGCTGATGGCGTACAGCATCCCGCTTGGAAAAATGGAGCGCCGCCTTGGGGAAAAAGCCACGAATTTCATGTCGGGGATCATAGCGCATCACCCTGCTGCAATCAGGCTGACCTCAGCTCTTGTGGACAGGAAAATGCGCAGGCAGATGGACATTTTCCTGCGGAATATATACACGCTCCTGCGTGCGTCCGGAGCCGGGTTCAACTATTTAGGGGAAGAGGAACCGTACCCGGGAACGTTTATCCACGATCTCGGGTACAGGAGTAATTTCATGGAATACGGCAGGATGGTCATTGATATCTTCAGGAAGCACGGCGTGAAGACAATAATCACCGTTGATCCCCATACGTATGACATACTGAATGTGCAGTACAGGAAATATTTCAGTGACTTTGATTTCGAGGTTGCCCACTACATGGATTACCTGGGAAAGGTGAAATTCTCGAAAACATCGGAAACAATCACCGTGCACGAACCCTGCCATTTCGTTCTCCGCCCCGGAAGCTATTCAGGGCCCACGGACCTTGCTTCCAGCGTCGCCAGAGTCACGTACCCTGAAAGAAGCGGCAGGCGAACAATGTGCTGTGGAGGGCCGGATGAGCTGCTATTCGGGAAACTTTCCGGAAATATATCCGGGGAAAGATTTGCGCAACTCAAGGCTACCGGTGCAGAGAGAATAATCACTGCCTGCCCGATCTGCTTTACCAACCTGAACAAGGATTCCACGGTGGCTGACATTTCACAGTTACTTGTGGAGAGACTTCAGGCAGAGACCGCACCTGTGCCATGA
- a CDS encoding Na(+)-dependent inorganic phosphate cotransporter, whose product MQRADSLPVEQSSSYRWVMATVAGILMTTSFISLTAFSIVSSSIAQTIGVGTSTVDAYGVDAFSIGLFVAFFLGHGGLFDTRVKAGVLVAQAFLIIPQFIIPIAGSLAIIVALRFFQGLMIMMLALFSIQLSGWFRPSERARSLAFTLGAITLGSAAGGILSGVFSSMSWQETYYITGVVMLAGAVIYFVFARNAPSQRESIIKAKKVKHQGAWRNPMTWIMGAVQIPVTWTLFSIGGFLPEFSGHLGYSGQQTTDLVIVWGIAGFIAAFIGSFIGDYWSGKGRTNRQIFRSRIRIMAIADALMGIGALLMILIGQFSYYDLMIAVVINAFLMMLPPNYWASTGSVFPLAIMGSAAFGMGLISNSADAIGPLVSSILVPDFGWDGVFLIMVALSIIGIGICFMASRINFPLAPDSQDPELQG is encoded by the coding sequence ATGCAACGCGCTGATTCACTTCCCGTTGAGCAATCCTCTTCCTACAGGTGGGTGATGGCCACAGTTGCCGGGATATTGATGACGACCAGTTTCATATCCCTGACCGCCTTCAGCATAGTCTCGTCTTCCATAGCGCAGACCATTGGTGTAGGAACAAGCACGGTTGATGCATACGGGGTGGATGCTTTCTCTATCGGGCTGTTCGTGGCCTTTTTTCTCGGGCATGGCGGGTTATTCGACACTAGAGTCAAGGCAGGAGTACTTGTCGCCCAGGCATTCCTGATTATACCGCAATTCATTATTCCAATTGCAGGAAGCCTCGCAATAATAGTGGCATTAAGATTCTTCCAGGGCCTCATGATAATGATGCTTGCCCTCTTCTCCATCCAGCTCTCAGGCTGGTTCCGCCCTTCAGAGAGGGCAAGGTCGCTTGCTTTCACTCTTGGAGCCATAACACTGGGCAGTGCCGCAGGCGGCATTCTTTCAGGAGTATTCAGCTCCATGAGCTGGCAGGAGACGTATTATATCACAGGCGTTGTAATGCTGGCAGGCGCCGTGATTTATTTCGTCTTTGCAAGAAATGCACCGTCACAGAGGGAATCTATCATTAAGGCAAAGAAGGTGAAGCACCAGGGAGCTTGGAGGAATCCAATGACATGGATAATGGGCGCAGTACAGATCCCCGTGACGTGGACACTGTTCAGCATAGGAGGATTTCTTCCTGAATTTTCAGGGCACCTCGGATACAGCGGACAGCAGACAACTGATCTTGTAATTGTGTGGGGAATAGCTGGCTTCATTGCAGCCTTCATAGGATCTTTTATAGGCGATTACTGGTCAGGAAAAGGCAGGACTAACCGCCAGATCTTCAGGTCCCGCATCCGGATAATGGCGATTGCCGACGCACTGATGGGAATCGGCGCACTCCTGATGATCCTTATCGGGCAGTTCTCTTATTACGACCTGATGATAGCAGTCGTGATCAATGCGTTCCTGATGATGCTGCCCCCAAATTACTGGGCATCCACAGGAAGCGTTTTCCCGCTTGCGATAATGGGATCGGCAGCATTCGGTATGGGGCTGATTTCCAACTCAGCCGATGCCATTGGGCCTCTCGTGTCTTCCATCCTTGTTCCGGATTTCGGCTGGGATGGTGTATTCCTTATCATGGTTGCCCTGTCGATCATCGGCATAGGTATCTGTTTCATGGCTTCCAGAATAAATTTCCCTCTCGCACCTGATTCACAGGATCCCGAGCTGCAGGGGTAA